In Haloarcula halophila, a single window of DNA contains:
- a CDS encoding XdhC family protein codes for MTQATSEDPWSVTETDLREQMRSLRRNDADAAVVTVAAVDGSAYRRPGAKMLVPADGEAAGAVTAGCLEEPVVDLAQEILATGQPRIEVFDLLDSDDDSWGLGLGCNGVIDLFVEPLDASVDRPLAMLDNGDPATVLTVVDGSGDTPIGSRTVVGADGTREAVPDREPVPTTLLDAIGDTIDRVHGTGSTQTVDIGSATVLVDSLQPVSDLLLFGSQNDLPPLARLASDVGFRVTVHSPRGGVDESTFPHADTVTTGHPTTITDSVGTDQHTYAVVMSHNLVDDRLAVETLLTETEVPYVGLMGPRERFKELRESMAEDGVKLPKSALERLSTPVGLDLGGGEPLEIALSIVAEALAVSNGCEGGRLRDRDGPIHPRIPE; via the coding sequence ATGACACAGGCTACGTCCGAAGATCCCTGGAGTGTTACCGAAACGGATCTCCGGGAACAGATGCGTTCGCTCCGCCGGAACGACGCGGACGCCGCGGTCGTTACCGTCGCGGCCGTCGACGGGTCCGCGTATCGCCGACCCGGTGCGAAGATGCTCGTCCCGGCTGACGGGGAGGCCGCCGGTGCGGTCACCGCGGGCTGTCTGGAGGAACCGGTCGTCGATCTCGCCCAGGAGATACTCGCCACCGGCCAGCCACGGATCGAGGTGTTCGATCTGCTGGACTCCGACGACGACAGTTGGGGGTTGGGGCTGGGCTGTAACGGCGTCATCGACCTCTTCGTCGAACCGCTGGACGCGAGTGTTGACCGGCCGCTGGCGATGCTGGACAACGGCGACCCGGCGACCGTGCTCACGGTCGTCGACGGGTCGGGCGACACCCCGATCGGGAGTCGAACCGTCGTCGGAGCCGACGGGACACGCGAGGCCGTCCCCGACCGTGAACCGGTCCCGACGACACTCCTCGACGCCATCGGTGACACGATCGACCGAGTACACGGGACGGGGAGCACCCAAACGGTCGATATCGGGTCGGCGACCGTGCTGGTCGACAGCCTCCAGCCGGTCTCGGACCTGCTCCTCTTCGGGAGCCAGAACGACCTGCCGCCGCTGGCACGTCTCGCTTCCGATGTCGGCTTCCGCGTCACCGTCCACTCCCCCCGTGGGGGCGTCGACGAGTCGACGTTCCCCCACGCGGACACGGTGACGACTGGACACCCGACCACCATAACCGACAGCGTCGGGACCGACCAGCACACGTACGCGGTGGTCATGTCGCACAACCTCGTCGACGACCGCCTCGCCGTCGAGACACTCCTCACGGAGACCGAGGTACCCTACGTCGGTCTCATGGGTCCTCGCGAGCGGTTCAAGGAGCTTCGGGAGTCGATGGCGGAGGACGGCGTCAAACTCCCGAAGTCGGCGCTTGAACGGCTCTCGACGCCCGTTGGCCTCGATCTCGGCGGGGGCGAACCGCTGGAGATCGCGCTCAGCATCGTCGCGGAGGCACTGGCGGTCAGTAACGGCTGTGAGGGGGGACGACTTCGGGACCGCGACGGCCCGATTCACCCGAGGATACCGGAATAA
- a CDS encoding CaiB/BaiF CoA transferase family protein: MAAESPILEDITVVDLSTFVTGGFCSLMLANQGADVIKIERPNVGDDIRHSGPPFIDGASPYYWTVNYDKRSVELDLKKAEGLAACYDLVESADVVLQNFRPGTAERLGIGYDDLSEHNEELVYCDISAFGNTGPWSERPGYDLLVQGMSGIMSVTGEEDGDPVKVGLPQTDLITGMWAAFGIMNALYRRERTGEGEYVELGMLDATLPWLTKQAGKVFAGEEPTRMGTKDPVLAPYQTFETADGYLNVACLNQKLWRGFCEAIDRPDLAEDDRFATNADRVEQMDALEAEIAETLTARTTEEWMEILVEAGIPAGPVQTVDEALSSEQVEAREMVSHIDDGDREIPVIEHPLNFGSAVSGFDAAPPDLGEHTDEVFRELGYDQEQLERLRDDGVFGDE; the protein is encoded by the coding sequence ATGGCAGCGGAAAGCCCGATCCTCGAAGACATCACGGTTGTGGATCTCTCGACGTTCGTCACCGGCGGCTTCTGTTCGCTGATGCTCGCGAACCAGGGTGCGGACGTCATCAAGATCGAACGTCCGAACGTCGGTGACGACATCCGTCACTCCGGCCCGCCGTTTATCGACGGCGCGTCGCCGTACTACTGGACTGTCAACTACGACAAGCGAAGCGTCGAACTCGACCTCAAGAAAGCGGAAGGACTGGCGGCCTGCTACGATCTCGTCGAGAGCGCCGACGTCGTCCTCCAGAACTTCCGGCCGGGTACCGCCGAACGGCTCGGTATCGGCTACGACGACCTCTCCGAGCACAACGAGGAACTCGTCTACTGTGACATCTCGGCGTTTGGCAACACCGGCCCCTGGAGCGAACGCCCCGGCTACGATCTGCTCGTCCAGGGGATGAGCGGGATCATGTCCGTGACCGGTGAGGAGGACGGCGACCCGGTGAAAGTCGGGCTGCCACAGACCGATCTCATCACGGGTATGTGGGCGGCGTTCGGTATCATGAACGCGCTGTACCGCCGCGAGCGAACCGGCGAGGGGGAGTACGTCGAACTCGGGATGCTCGACGCGACGTTGCCGTGGTTGACCAAGCAGGCCGGCAAGGTCTTCGCCGGCGAGGAGCCGACACGGATGGGGACGAAAGACCCGGTGCTTGCCCCCTACCAGACGTTCGAGACCGCCGACGGCTACCTGAACGTCGCCTGTCTCAACCAGAAACTCTGGCGGGGCTTCTGTGAGGCGATCGACCGGCCCGACCTCGCCGAGGACGACCGTTTCGCGACCAACGCCGACCGCGTCGAGCAGATGGACGCGCTCGAAGCCGAGATCGCCGAGACGCTCACCGCCCGCACGACCGAGGAGTGGATGGAGATCCTCGTCGAGGCCGGGATCCCGGCCGGCCCGGTCCAGACCGTCGACGAAGCGCTGTCGAGCGAACAGGTCGAGGCCCGGGAGATGGTCAGCCACATCGACGACGGCGACCGGGAGATCCCCGTCATCGAACATCCGCTGAATTTCGGCAGCGCCGTCTCCGGATTCGACGCCGCCCCGCCGGACCTGGGCGAGCATACCGACGAAGTGTTCCGGGAGCTGGGCTACGACCAGGAACAGTTAGAGCGACTTCGGGACGACGGCGTCTTCGGTGACGAATAA
- a CDS encoding alcohol dehydrogenase catalytic domain-containing protein, which produces MKAVVLPDWGGELAVESRERPDPAPDEVRVEVRACGVTRTVENAIQGGLDDDPGLVPRVPGHEFAGVVDAVGEDVTDHTVGDRVAAYFYLTCGRCDACRRGDANQCTDFGGWLGVNTQGAYAEYTTLPAANALPIPDDLSFGAAAIAADGVATPLHICERTDIGDEDTVLVIGAAGRIGVHLSQLAATRGATVLAADVRDERLAHVDRVTGPAVSTIDASQPEFAARLRSATRYGDGPTVVVDTVGDVPTLKAAWDALAMGGQVVSLTTHHDRSFAPPLKEFVVKEASLVGSRYATRQQVVRAARLLADGRIDPVITDEVGLSAVPAVHADIRDGDTFGMTILDPAR; this is translated from the coding sequence ATGAAGGCTGTTGTACTCCCTGACTGGGGCGGAGAACTGGCAGTCGAGTCACGCGAACGACCGGACCCGGCACCCGACGAGGTCCGCGTCGAGGTCCGTGCCTGTGGCGTCACACGCACCGTCGAGAACGCGATACAGGGCGGACTCGACGACGACCCGGGGCTCGTCCCGAGGGTGCCAGGACACGAGTTCGCCGGTGTCGTCGACGCCGTCGGCGAAGACGTCACCGACCACACTGTCGGCGACCGCGTCGCGGCGTACTTCTATCTCACCTGTGGCCGGTGTGACGCCTGCCGGCGCGGGGACGCCAACCAGTGTACCGACTTCGGCGGGTGGCTCGGCGTGAATACCCAGGGCGCGTACGCCGAGTACACGACGCTCCCGGCCGCAAACGCCCTGCCGATCCCCGACGACCTCTCCTTCGGGGCCGCGGCGATCGCCGCCGACGGAGTGGCGACCCCGCTGCACATCTGTGAGCGGACCGACATCGGTGACGAGGATACCGTGCTGGTCATCGGTGCGGCCGGCCGTATCGGCGTTCATCTGAGCCAACTCGCTGCCACGCGTGGCGCGACCGTCCTCGCCGCCGACGTGCGGGACGAACGGCTGGCACACGTCGATCGGGTCACCGGGCCGGCGGTATCGACGATCGACGCGAGCCAACCCGAGTTCGCGGCGCGGCTTCGATCGGCGACCCGCTACGGCGACGGCCCGACCGTCGTCGTCGACACCGTCGGCGACGTTCCGACGCTCAAAGCCGCGTGGGACGCGCTCGCGATGGGCGGGCAGGTCGTCTCACTGACGACCCACCACGACCGGTCGTTCGCGCCGCCGCTGAAGGAGTTCGTCGTGAAGGAAGCCTCGCTCGTGGGATCACGGTACGCGACCAGACAGCAGGTGGTTCGTGCTGCGCGCCTGCTGGCTGACGGCCGTATCGACCCCGTGATCACGGACGAGGTTGGACTGTCGGCGGTGCCCGCGGTGCACGCGGACATCCGAGACGGGGACACGTTCGGGATGACGATTCTGGACCCCGCCCGATGA
- a CDS encoding MFS transporter → MALPRRALTVLGCGLFGMGLAVGGFGTYVAELVARDFAPSVAGFGSTLFLFGQFVIVWPTDVLSRRRSVRLAATVGLGAGTVGTALGGSLSLPLAHAGRLLLGFGMGATFLASMTYAGMRADDGDVARTQGLLGATFTLGLAVGIAVTPRAVAAVGPVVPALAAAVPVAASALFAPSLQPVASGEPRRFRDYVDAFWSPSGMGLGLANAASYGLLIVATTWYTDVLSGVPALPTTLVLAGFATATFLGRTYSGWLTTVTTATRAVEGGLVFLAGTLGLVAAALWLGAPLLLAVALVLTGAGFGLPFGPLFSLAFTDIDADAGVLLVGMTAIGNVVALAYPWLVGQLLELTAGYTVGFVVLSLSTIVVVGVWRQTMGESEG, encoded by the coding sequence ATGGCACTCCCGCGACGAGCGCTGACTGTCCTCGGCTGTGGGCTCTTCGGGATGGGGCTTGCCGTCGGCGGGTTCGGGACCTACGTCGCGGAACTCGTCGCTCGGGACTTCGCGCCCAGCGTCGCCGGCTTCGGGTCGACGCTGTTCCTCTTCGGGCAGTTCGTGATCGTCTGGCCGACGGACGTTCTCTCCCGACGCCGTTCGGTTCGTCTCGCCGCCACCGTCGGCCTGGGGGCCGGAACAGTCGGGACGGCCCTCGGTGGAAGCCTCTCCCTACCGCTTGCTCACGCCGGGCGTTTGCTGCTCGGGTTCGGGATGGGGGCGACGTTTCTGGCGTCGATGACCTACGCCGGGATGCGCGCCGACGACGGTGATGTCGCCCGAACACAGGGCCTCCTCGGCGCGACGTTCACGCTCGGTCTCGCGGTCGGTATCGCGGTCACACCGCGGGCTGTCGCGGCGGTCGGGCCGGTGGTACCGGCCCTCGCCGCAGCGGTCCCGGTCGCGGCCTCGGCGCTGTTCGCGCCATCGCTTCAGCCCGTCGCCTCCGGTGAACCGCGGCGGTTTCGTGACTACGTCGACGCGTTCTGGAGTCCCTCCGGGATGGGGCTCGGACTGGCCAACGCGGCATCGTACGGACTCCTCATCGTGGCTACGACGTGGTACACGGACGTGCTCTCCGGCGTTCCGGCGTTGCCGACGACGCTCGTTCTCGCGGGCTTTGCGACGGCGACGTTCCTCGGCCGAACGTACAGCGGGTGGCTCACGACGGTGACGACCGCGACACGCGCCGTCGAGGGCGGACTGGTCTTTCTCGCGGGGACGCTGGGGCTGGTTGCCGCCGCCCTGTGGCTCGGGGCACCGCTCCTGTTGGCCGTCGCGCTCGTCCTTACCGGGGCCGGGTTCGGACTGCCGTTCGGCCCGCTGTTCAGTCTCGCGTTCACCGACATCGACGCCGACGCCGGCGTCCTGCTGGTCGGGATGACCGCGATCGGCAACGTCGTCGCCCTGGCGTATCCGTGGCTCGTCGGGCAACTCCTGGAACTGACGGCGGGCTATACGGTCGGGTTCGTGGTGCTGTCACTGTCGACTATCGTCGTCGTCGGCGTCTGGCGACAGACCATGGGCGAGAGCGAGGGGTGA